From Chryseobacterium joostei, the proteins below share one genomic window:
- the trmB gene encoding tRNA (guanosine(46)-N7)-methyltransferase TrmB, which translates to MGKNKLARFAENKILPNVIQPTREDTLNGFDLKGKWRKNFFKNDNPIVLELGCGKGEYSVGLAKTFPEKNFIGIDIKGARFWFGAKEAVENNMNNVAFLRSQIELVDHFFAENEVDEIWITFPDPQIKYKRTKHRLTHPDFLNRYKKFLKPGGIIHLKTDSEFLHGYTLGYLQGAGHEIISAHHDIYGAPEYDPNTEHLRDIKTYYEELFSAKGKTITYIKFRIS; encoded by the coding sequence ATGGGCAAGAATAAATTAGCAAGATTTGCAGAAAACAAAATATTACCAAACGTAATCCAACCGACTAGAGAAGATACCTTAAACGGCTTCGATCTTAAAGGAAAATGGAGAAAAAACTTCTTTAAAAACGACAATCCAATAGTTCTGGAACTAGGTTGTGGAAAGGGAGAGTATTCTGTAGGGCTGGCAAAAACATTTCCTGAAAAAAACTTTATCGGAATTGACATTAAAGGTGCCAGATTTTGGTTTGGAGCTAAAGAGGCTGTTGAAAATAACATGAATAATGTAGCTTTTTTAAGATCACAAATTGAACTTGTTGACCATTTCTTTGCTGAGAATGAAGTAGATGAAATCTGGATCACTTTCCCGGATCCACAGATCAAATATAAAAGAACAAAACACAGATTAACTCATCCGGACTTTTTAAACCGATACAAAAAATTCCTTAAGCCTGGTGGCATTATCCATTTAAAAACAGATTCAGAGTTTCTTCACGGATATACCTTGGGTTACCTGCAAGGTGCAGGACATGAAATTATTTCTGCTCACCATGACATCTATGGAGCACCGGAATATGATCCTAATACAGAACATTTGAGAGACATCAAAACATATTATGAGGAACTATTCTCGGCTAAAGGAAAAACAATTACGTATATAAAATTTCGTATAAGCTGA
- a CDS encoding methylmalonyl-CoA mutase family protein: METQKYTPTNKVRIVTAASLFDGHDAAINIMRRVIQGTGCEVIHLGHDKSAEEVVNTAIQEDANAIALTSYQGGHNEYFKYIYDLLREKNSPQIKIFGGGGGVILPEEIEDIMSYGIDRIYSPDDGRELGLQGMIDDLVKRSDFATGKEVTAEDLDSISFENSTSIAKIISAVENFSEEKPELVKAIDEKSKDLNIPIIGITGTGGAGKSSLTDELVRRFLRSNPGKKIAIISIDPSKKKTGGALLGDRIRMNAINDPRVYMRSMATRENNVSVSPFIHSALNVLKLAHPDVIILETSGIGQSGSEVSDFADVSMYVMTPEYGASTQLEKIDMLDYADLVALNKSDKRGALDALQAVRKQFQRNHLLWESPLDDMPVYATKASQFNDHGTTELYNRLVEKVNEKYSDLNLQGFVEQEITDEVTIIPPKRVRYLSEIVENNRQYDANIEKQAELARKMYHIEGVRNFLSNEVLDAEYQKAEKDLQQENIDFLKTWDDTKKAFHEEFYSYFVRGKEIKVETSTESLSHLRIPKISLPKYNDWGDLIKWKGQENLPGGFPYTAGIYPFKRTGEDPTRMFAGEGGPERTNRRFHYVSAEMDAKRLSTAFDSVTLYGQDPALPPDIYGKIGNAGVSIATLDDAKKLYSGFDLVNAMTSVSMTINGPAPMLLAFFMNAAIDQNVEKYIAEHKLEANVEKALKAKFDDKGLERPKYNGELPPSNNGLGLKLLGLTGDEVIPAEAYAEIKAKTIATVRGTVQADILKEDQAQNTCIFSTEFALRLMGDVQEYFITEKVRNFYSVSISGYHIAEAGANPVSQLAFTLANGFTYVEYYLSRGMDINDFAPNLSFFFSNGIDPEYSVIGRVARRIWAKAMKLKYGADERSQMLKYHIQTSGRSLHAQEIDFNDIRTTLQALYAIYDNCNSLHTNAYDEAITTPTEQSVRRAMAIQLIINKELGLAKNENPLQGSFIIEELTDLVEEAVYAEFDRITERGGVLGAMETMYQRSKIQEESMHYEWLKHTGEYPIIGVNTFLGKDGSPTVRPGEVIRSTEEEKQVQIETLHNFQKSNEDKSEAALKTLQHAAINQQNLFAVMMDAVKYCSLGQITNALFEVGGKYRRNM; encoded by the coding sequence ATGGAAACCCAAAAATATACTCCAACCAACAAGGTAAGAATCGTAACAGCTGCCTCATTATTTGATGGTCACGATGCTGCAATCAATATTATGCGACGCGTCATCCAAGGAACTGGATGTGAAGTTATTCACCTAGGACACGACAAATCTGCAGAGGAAGTTGTAAATACAGCGATCCAGGAAGATGCCAATGCCATTGCATTAACGTCCTATCAAGGTGGTCACAATGAATATTTTAAATATATCTACGACCTTTTAAGAGAAAAAAATTCCCCACAAATCAAAATTTTCGGCGGCGGCGGCGGTGTAATCCTACCCGAAGAAATCGAAGATATTATGTCTTACGGAATCGACAGGATTTATTCTCCGGATGACGGTCGTGAACTTGGCTTACAAGGAATGATTGATGATTTGGTGAAAAGATCAGATTTTGCAACAGGAAAAGAAGTAACTGCGGAAGATTTAGATTCCATTAGTTTTGAAAACTCTACAAGCATTGCTAAAATTATTTCTGCTGTTGAAAACTTTTCAGAAGAAAAACCTGAATTAGTAAAAGCCATTGACGAAAAATCAAAAGATTTAAATATTCCAATTATCGGTATCACCGGAACAGGTGGTGCAGGAAAATCTTCTTTGACGGATGAATTGGTAAGACGCTTCCTTCGTTCAAATCCTGGTAAAAAGATTGCCATTATTTCTATTGACCCTTCAAAAAAGAAAACCGGAGGCGCATTATTGGGAGACAGAATTCGTATGAACGCAATTAATGATCCAAGAGTTTATATGCGTTCTATGGCGACGAGAGAGAACAACGTTTCCGTTTCTCCATTCATCCATTCAGCTTTAAATGTTTTGAAATTGGCTCATCCTGATGTAATTATTCTTGAAACTTCGGGTATCGGACAATCTGGTTCAGAAGTTTCTGATTTTGCTGATGTTTCAATGTATGTGATGACCCCTGAATATGGAGCTTCTACACAGTTGGAAAAAATCGATATGTTAGATTATGCAGATTTAGTTGCCTTAAATAAATCTGATAAAAGAGGCGCTTTGGATGCGCTTCAGGCGGTAAGAAAACAGTTCCAGAGAAACCATTTATTGTGGGAAAGTCCGTTGGATGATATGCCTGTGTATGCAACGAAAGCATCACAATTCAACGATCACGGAACAACGGAATTATACAATAGATTAGTTGAAAAAGTTAATGAGAAATACTCCGATTTAAACTTACAAGGTTTTGTTGAACAGGAAATCACAGATGAAGTAACGATTATTCCTCCAAAAAGAGTTCGTTACCTTTCTGAGATTGTTGAAAACAACAGACAATATGATGCTAATATTGAAAAACAGGCAGAATTAGCCAGAAAAATGTATCACATTGAGGGGGTGAGAAATTTCCTTTCTAATGAGGTTTTAGATGCTGAATACCAAAAAGCTGAAAAAGATCTTCAACAGGAAAATATTGATTTCCTGAAAACTTGGGATGATACTAAAAAAGCTTTCCACGAAGAATTCTATTCTTATTTTGTAAGAGGAAAAGAAATTAAGGTGGAAACTTCAACAGAATCTTTATCCCATTTAAGAATTCCAAAAATTTCATTGCCAAAATACAACGACTGGGGTGATTTGATCAAGTGGAAAGGTCAGGAAAATCTTCCGGGAGGATTCCCTTACACAGCCGGAATTTACCCTTTCAAAAGAACGGGTGAAGATCCTACAAGAATGTTTGCCGGAGAGGGAGGTCCAGAAAGAACTAACAGAAGATTCCACTACGTTTCTGCAGAAATGGATGCAAAACGTCTTTCAACAGCTTTTGACTCTGTAACTTTATACGGACAAGACCCTGCTCTACCACCGGATATTTATGGTAAAATCGGAAATGCAGGAGTTTCTATCGCAACATTGGATGATGCTAAAAAATTGTATTCCGGATTTGATTTGGTGAATGCAATGACTTCCGTTTCAATGACTATCAACGGACCTGCACCGATGTTGTTGGCTTTCTTTATGAATGCAGCTATCGACCAGAACGTTGAAAAATATATTGCTGAGCACAAGCTTGAAGCTAATGTTGAAAAAGCTTTAAAAGCAAAATTTGATGATAAAGGCTTAGAAAGACCTAAATATAACGGTGAATTACCACCATCAAATAACGGTTTAGGATTAAAGTTATTAGGACTTACCGGAGATGAAGTTATTCCTGCGGAAGCATATGCTGAAATTAAGGCTAAAACTATCGCTACAGTTCGTGGTACTGTTCAGGCTGACATTTTAAAAGAAGATCAGGCACAGAATACTTGTATTTTCTCTACTGAATTTGCCCTTAGATTAATGGGTGACGTTCAGGAATATTTCATCACAGAAAAAGTGAGAAACTTCTATTCAGTTTCTATTTCAGGGTATCACATTGCAGAAGCTGGTGCAAATCCGGTTTCTCAGTTGGCATTTACCTTAGCGAATGGTTTCACTTATGTGGAATACTATTTATCAAGAGGAATGGATATCAATGACTTTGCTCCTAACTTATCATTCTTCTTCTCCAACGGTATCGACCCTGAATATTCAGTAATCGGACGTGTTGCAAGAAGAATCTGGGCAAAAGCGATGAAATTAAAGTACGGAGCAGATGAAAGAAGCCAGATGTTAAAATACCACATCCAAACTTCAGGTCGTTCGCTTCACGCTCAGGAAATTGATTTCAACGATATCAGAACAACGCTTCAGGCACTTTATGCAATCTATGATAACTGTAATTCACTTCACACAAACGCTTATGACGAGGCGATTACCACTCCGACTGAGCAGTCTGTACGAAGAGCGATGGCGATTCAGTTGATTATTAATAAAGAATTAGGATTAGCGAAAAACGAAAATCCGCTTCAGGGTTCATTTATTATTGAAGAGTTGACGGATTTGGTTGAAGAAGCAGTTTATGCAGAATTTGACAGAATCACGGAAAGAGGCGGAGTTTTAGGTGCAATGGAAACGATGTATCAACGTTCAAAAATCCAGGAAGAATCAATGCATTACGAATGGTTGAAGCACACAGGAGAATATCCTATCATCGGGGTAAATACTTTCCTTGGAAAAGATGGTTCGCCAACGGTTCGTCCGGGAGAAGTTATCCGTTCAACTGAGGAAGAAAAACAGGTTCAGATTGAAACGCTTCATAATTTCCAAAAATCTAATGAAGATAAATCTGAAGCCGCTTTAAAAACATTACAGCACGCAGCCATTAATCAGCAAAACTTATTTGCAGTAATGATGGATGCCGTGAAATATTGTTCTTTGGGACAGATCACCAACGCCTTGTTTGAAGTGGGTGGGAAATACAGAAGAAATATGTAG
- a CDS encoding Dph6-related ATP pyrophosphatase, which produces MKPKALFNWSSGKDSTLALYKILQEDQYEVSTLLTSINKEFQRISMHGVHVSLLEKQAESLGIPLIKMELPKEPSMEEYQQIMSKTMSEIQAQGITYSIFGDIFLEDLRKYREDQLKAIGMQAVFPLWKKDTLNLIHEFLDLGFKTIVTCVNGTYLDQSFAGRIIDQQFLDDLPDNVDPCGENGEFHTFTFDGPIFKNPIDFEVGEIVKKTYPKPKANSEDQDEDYIFWFCDLVLK; this is translated from the coding sequence ATGAAGCCAAAAGCCTTATTCAACTGGAGCAGCGGGAAAGATTCTACACTTGCTCTTTACAAGATATTACAAGAGGATCAGTATGAGGTCTCTACTCTATTGACAAGTATTAATAAGGAGTTTCAAAGAATTTCCATGCATGGTGTACATGTTTCCCTTTTGGAAAAACAAGCTGAAAGTTTAGGAATTCCTTTAATTAAAATGGAACTTCCCAAGGAACCCTCTATGGAAGAATATCAGCAAATCATGAGTAAAACCATGTCTGAAATACAAGCTCAGGGCATCACCTACTCTATTTTTGGGGATATCTTTCTGGAAGATCTTCGTAAATACCGTGAGGACCAACTAAAAGCCATTGGAATGCAAGCCGTATTTCCTCTTTGGAAAAAAGATACTTTAAACCTCATCCATGAGTTTCTCGATCTTGGATTTAAAACAATTGTAACCTGCGTGAACGGAACCTATTTAGATCAAAGCTTTGCAGGACGTATTATTGATCAGCAATTTCTTGATGATTTGCCCGATAATGTAGATCCTTGCGGAGAAAATGGTGAGTTCCATACTTTCACCTTTGATGGCCCTATTTTCAAGAATCCGATTGATTTTGAAGTTGGAGAAATTGTAAAGAAAACCTATCCCAAGCCTAAAGCCAACTCCGAAGATCAGGATGAAGACTATATTTTTTGGTTCTGTGATCTGGTATTAAAATAA
- the rplM gene encoding 50S ribosomal protein L13 yields the protein MNTLSYKTVSANKATANKEWVVVDAEGQPLGRLASTVAKILRGKHKTNFTPHVDCGDNVIVLNAGKITLSGNKWADKTYIWHTGYPGGQKSMTAAELQKKDSLKVLEKSVKGMLPKNRLGSAILKNLYLYEGTEHKHEAQQPKTINVNEFK from the coding sequence GTGAATACATTAAGTTACAAAACTGTTTCAGCGAACAAAGCTACTGCTAATAAAGAATGGGTTGTGGTAGACGCTGAAGGACAGCCGTTAGGAAGACTAGCTTCTACGGTTGCAAAGATTTTGAGAGGTAAGCACAAAACGAACTTTACACCTCACGTAGATTGTGGTGATAACGTAATCGTTTTGAATGCTGGGAAAATTACGCTTTCCGGAAACAAGTGGGCTGATAAGACTTATATCTGGCATACAGGATACCCTGGTGGACAGAAGTCTATGACTGCGGCTGAACTTCAAAAGAAAGATTCTTTAAAGGTATTAGAGAAGTCTGTAAAAGGTATGTTACCTAAAAACAGATTAGGGTCTGCTATCCTTAAGAACCTTTATTTATATGAAGGAACTGAGCACAAACATGAAGCTCAACAGCCTAAAACAATTAATGTTAACGAATTTAAATAA
- the rpsI gene encoding 30S ribosomal protein S9, which yields MSIVHKIGRRKTSVARVYVKPGSGVITVNGKDAATYFSTDVMVYKLNQPFILSETVGQYDVTVNVFGGGNTGQAEAIRLGISRALCEINAEFRLALKPAGLLTRDARMVERKKPGQKKARKRFQFSKR from the coding sequence ATGTCTATAGTTCACAAAATCGGAAGAAGAAAAACTTCTGTAGCTAGAGTTTATGTAAAACCAGGTTCTGGTGTTATTACAGTAAACGGTAAAGATGCTGCAACTTATTTCTCTACAGACGTGATGGTTTACAAATTAAACCAACCGTTTATCCTTTCTGAGACTGTTGGTCAGTATGACGTTACCGTAAATGTTTTCGGTGGTGGTAATACAGGTCAGGCAGAGGCTATCAGATTAGGTATTTCAAGAGCTTTATGCGAAATCAACGCTGAGTTCAGATTAGCATTAAAGCCAGCTGGTTTACTTACAAGAGACGCAAGAATGGTGGAAAGAAAGAAGCCAGGTCAGAAAAAAGCAAGAAAGAGATTCCAATTCTCAAAACGTTAA
- a CDS encoding DUF6759 domain-containing protein — translation MKKLLLLISSVLFFSLSAQKKGKDYSEIIKSNNIYEINAFLRDAHPDDPRRSVLKPRVMELMKEYIKNAHPEDQKVKDMQEMLALLRRRPSTKITFDEMNAIIKQKQIAKYKAELAAKQSTTVYTPSTTQNTFVVNTAANAAIPNAEAEEFNMLMTVSPIEHQNKTVKILNSLFDNDPNAKECIILIQNNSDCNIIVRMEGVGTTKYRLAIPAHGDNSIVIEKGQYLFTSLVCGAQYASQKTIQKPIMVALGSATAK, via the coding sequence ATGAAAAAATTACTTTTACTTATTAGCTCAGTCTTGTTTTTCAGTTTGTCTGCCCAAAAAAAAGGGAAAGACTACAGCGAAATTATAAAAAGCAATAACATCTATGAAATCAATGCTTTCTTAAGAGACGCTCATCCTGATGATCCAAGACGATCTGTACTGAAACCAAGGGTTATGGAACTGATGAAAGAATACATCAAAAACGCTCACCCGGAAGATCAGAAAGTAAAAGATATGCAGGAAATGCTTGCCTTGCTAAGAAGAAGACCTTCTACGAAGATTACTTTTGATGAAATGAATGCCATCATCAAACAGAAACAAATTGCAAAATATAAGGCTGAACTCGCTGCAAAGCAATCTACCACTGTTTATACCCCAAGTACAACACAAAATACTTTTGTTGTAAATACGGCCGCAAATGCCGCTATACCCAATGCTGAAGCTGAGGAATTCAATATGCTGATGACAGTATCTCCTATTGAGCATCAAAATAAAACAGTAAAAATCCTCAATTCCCTATTTGATAATGATCCTAACGCTAAGGAATGCATTATTCTTATTCAAAATAATTCTGACTGTAATATCATTGTAAGAATGGAAGGTGTCGGAACCACCAAATATAGGCTTGCTATTCCAGCTCACGGTGACAACTCTATAGTGATAGAAAAAGGACAATATCTTTTCACAAGCTTAGTCTGTGGAGCGCAGTATGCCTCACAAAAAACCATTCAAAAACCAATTATGGTAGCCTTGGGGAGCGCAACAGCAAAGTAA
- a CDS encoding DUF6759 domain-containing protein has product MKKKILTILFFTFLTPAFTYAQKSSKDILKSTNIKEIEEYLKNAHPDDPKKSVLKPKLIALKNSEWTKGALTAKPMEARPVLADIPKNAMKDPNSKEAEEFKRLIAETSTEHKQKTEMLLNAMLNEDITKKEAVLLFKNNSDCNIVLRIEGKDYYNLAVPAHGENFIIINKGSYTLNSNVCDMKYFSQKDIKKSIFVTIDNPRHPAIEQNPVTTPEKNLKKKSKKRK; this is encoded by the coding sequence ATGAAAAAAAAAATTTTGACGATTTTATTTTTCACTTTCCTTACCCCAGCCTTTACTTATGCGCAAAAAAGCAGTAAAGATATTTTAAAAAGCACAAATATCAAGGAAATTGAAGAATATCTAAAGAACGCACACCCTGACGATCCGAAAAAGAGTGTACTAAAACCTAAACTCATTGCTCTAAAAAATTCTGAATGGACTAAAGGGGCACTTACGGCTAAACCAATGGAAGCAAGACCCGTATTGGCTGATATTCCTAAGAATGCAATGAAAGACCCCAATTCTAAAGAGGCGGAGGAATTCAAGCGCTTAATTGCCGAAACATCCACTGAGCATAAGCAGAAAACAGAAATGCTTCTGAATGCAATGTTAAACGAGGATATTACTAAAAAAGAAGCTGTTCTTTTATTTAAAAACAACTCAGACTGCAACATTGTTCTTCGGATAGAAGGAAAAGATTACTATAACCTTGCTGTTCCTGCACATGGAGAGAATTTTATTATCATAAACAAAGGCTCGTATACTCTCAACAGTAACGTTTGTGATATGAAGTACTTTTCTCAAAAAGATATAAAAAAAAGTATCTTTGTAACCATTGATAATCCGAGACATCCGGCAATTGAACAAAACCCTGTTACTACACCGGAAAAAAACCTAAAAAAGAAAAGCAAAAAAAGAAAATAG
- the rpsB gene encoding 30S ribosomal protein S2, with translation MAKANVKDLLEAGVHFGHMTRKWNPNMAPYIFMEKNGIHIVDLHKTAVKLDEACSALEKLTSAGKKVLFVATKKQAKEVVAKHASELNMPYITERWPGGMLTNFVTIRKAVKKMNSIDKMKKDGTFETLSKKERLQVDRQRANLEKNLGSISDMVRLPSAIFVVDILREHIAVTEAKKLGIPVFGIVDTNSDPRKVDFVIPGNDDASKSIDMILSIVSDSIKEGQSQRKADKEKSKEEGEKVSADTDADFDAE, from the coding sequence ATGGCAAAAGCAAATGTAAAAGACCTTTTAGAGGCTGGCGTACACTTCGGTCACATGACTAGAAAGTGGAATCCAAATATGGCTCCATACATTTTTATGGAGAAAAACGGTATTCACATTGTAGACTTACATAAAACAGCAGTTAAATTAGATGAGGCGTGCAGCGCTTTAGAAAAATTAACTTCTGCAGGTAAAAAGGTTCTTTTCGTAGCTACTAAGAAGCAAGCGAAAGAAGTGGTTGCAAAACACGCTTCTGAACTTAATATGCCTTATATTACAGAAAGATGGCCAGGAGGTATGTTAACGAACTTCGTTACTATCAGAAAGGCGGTAAAGAAGATGAACTCTATCGACAAAATGAAAAAAGACGGTACATTCGAAACTTTATCTAAAAAAGAAAGATTACAAGTTGACAGACAAAGAGCTAACTTAGAGAAAAACTTAGGTTCTATCTCTGACATGGTTAGACTTCCTTCTGCAATCTTTGTAGTTGATATCTTAAGAGAACACATCGCGGTAACTGAAGCTAAGAAATTAGGTATTCCAGTTTTCGGTATCGTTGATACAAACTCTGACCCTAGAAAAGTTGACTTCGTTATCCCAGGAAACGATGATGCTTCTAAGTCTATTGATATGATCTTGAGCATTGTTTCTGATTCTATCAAAGAAGGTCAGTCTCAAAGAAAAGCTGATAAAGAAAAATCTAAAGAAGAAGGAGAAAAGGTATCTGCTGATACAGATGCTGATTTCGATGCAGAATAA
- a CDS encoding DUF3667 domain-containing protein has product MSHGKIREDKTCLNCGHQVEERFCPHCGQENTERRQPFYFLFTHFIEDFTHYDGQFWGTVKNLLFKPGKLTNIYLEGKRQVFVPPVKLYIFVSFITFFVFALFPMVNFNFDGEKGHKDSEKTGVISQMQSLDTKKILDSIKAKENLTAEDSMTIKGLSALPDSAKIDDVKEILELNKTIDPDVEYGQYKTRKSYDSALAKNPSVLDAIQKPIAHKFFELKEKGVTKKEIVVNMIQKSFHNLPKALFIYLPLFAFFLWIFHSKKKWWYFDHGIFTLHYFSFLLLTVLLIFLLTKLIGLTDFWLANTILYFLVIALSVYSMAYFFIAHRRVYHAHGLVSFIIGAALFSLNLFAFTFLVVGLALISFMMIH; this is encoded by the coding sequence ATGAGCCACGGAAAGATCAGAGAAGATAAAACCTGCCTGAACTGCGGGCATCAAGTTGAAGAACGCTTCTGTCCCCATTGTGGACAGGAAAATACTGAAAGACGACAACCTTTCTATTTCCTTTTCACCCACTTTATTGAAGACTTCACCCATTATGACGGGCAATTCTGGGGTACGGTAAAAAATCTATTATTTAAGCCTGGAAAACTTACAAACATTTATCTGGAAGGCAAGAGACAAGTATTTGTTCCGCCTGTAAAGCTCTACATCTTCGTCAGTTTTATTACTTTTTTTGTGTTTGCCCTTTTTCCTATGGTGAATTTTAATTTTGATGGAGAGAAAGGCCACAAAGATTCAGAAAAGACAGGTGTTATCTCCCAAATGCAATCTCTGGATACAAAGAAAATATTGGATAGTATAAAGGCCAAAGAAAATCTAACTGCTGAGGATTCGATGACCATTAAAGGTCTAAGTGCTCTGCCAGACTCTGCAAAAATAGATGATGTTAAAGAAATTCTGGAACTGAACAAGACAATAGATCCTGATGTTGAGTATGGACAATACAAAACGAGAAAATCTTACGACTCGGCTTTAGCTAAAAATCCCTCAGTTTTGGATGCCATTCAAAAGCCGATAGCTCATAAATTTTTTGAACTCAAAGAAAAAGGAGTAACAAAAAAGGAAATTGTTGTCAATATGATACAAAAGTCGTTTCACAACCTACCGAAAGCTCTTTTCATTTATCTTCCGCTCTTTGCATTCTTTTTATGGATTTTTCACAGCAAGAAAAAATGGTGGTACTTTGACCACGGGATTTTCACCCTGCACTATTTCTCATTTTTATTATTAACAGTCCTACTTATATTCTTACTCACCAAATTGATAGGCCTAACAGACTTTTGGCTGGCTAATACTATTTTATATTTTCTGGTAATAGCCTTATCAGTATATAGTATGGCATATTTCTTTATTGCTCACCGTAGGGTTTATCACGCGCACGGGCTAGTAAGTTTTATTATTGGAGCAGCATTATTCTCCCTAAACTTGTTTGCATTTACATTTTTAGTTGTAGGTCTTGCCTTAATAAGCTTCATGATGATTCACTAA
- a CDS encoding DUF6759 domain-containing protein: MKKLLVLTGISLILTSCSANYGGYPIRNPYPTNNSGGSAANTAREYNELIKTYKPETAEVLSDLLNDDDPGNPRTSISVENKSSCNMVLTVSGNGFFKKIPIGAGKIGYTMVPKNQNYRLSGMVCNSSYQSTKYITSSYSITLRN, encoded by the coding sequence ATGAAAAAGCTATTAGTTCTCACAGGAATTTCTTTGATTCTTACCAGCTGTAGTGCCAACTATGGCGGTTACCCCATAAGAAATCCCTATCCTACCAATAACTCCGGTGGAAGCGCAGCTAATACAGCAAGAGAATATAACGAGCTTATAAAAACCTATAAACCTGAAACAGCAGAAGTACTTAGTGATCTTCTTAATGATGACGATCCTGGTAATCCCAGAACCTCCATTTCAGTAGAGAATAAATCTTCCTGTAATATGGTACTTACGGTAAGTGGAAACGGTTTCTTTAAAAAGATTCCCATTGGGGCAGGAAAGATAGGCTATACCATGGTTCCTAAAAATCAAAACTACAGGCTTTCAGGTATGGTTTGTAACTCATCCTATCAGTCCACAAAATATATAACAAGTTCCTATTCTATAACGCTTAGAAACTAA